From a region of the Salinispira pacifica genome:
- a CDS encoding TrmB family transcriptional regulator, with amino-acid sequence MKQDVDSIIRDLMDAGFIEYEAKVYLSLLQAHPASAYTISQNSGVPHSRVYDICRRLKKKGYAVSTGTNPETFSPLSPDELIDKIQRDNDTLTRKLNNSLHSISFSSDFDPVWNIQSREEALSKTREIIAQAKTSIYIGLWSEEFELLREELRKADQRGVDVFMLIYGHIDVDFGEAYFHDRDHLEDIFDQGRSIDLAADREICLSGILGEPGKTEMVWTRNIGLVHSIEGYIIHDFYLAELVEVMGNQVMVEHFGKNLSKLRDKFNRRH; translated from the coding sequence ATGAAACAGGATGTTGATTCCATAATCCGTGATCTCATGGATGCGGGTTTTATCGAGTACGAGGCCAAAGTGTACCTCTCCCTTCTCCAGGCCCACCCGGCCAGTGCATACACCATCTCACAGAACTCCGGCGTCCCCCACTCCCGGGTATACGATATCTGCCGGCGTCTGAAAAAGAAGGGCTATGCGGTATCTACCGGCACCAATCCGGAGACATTTTCTCCCCTCTCGCCGGATGAACTGATCGATAAAATCCAGCGGGACAACGACACCCTTACCAGAAAATTGAACAACAGCCTCCACTCCATCTCCTTTTCTTCGGACTTTGATCCGGTATGGAATATCCAGAGCCGGGAGGAGGCCCTGTCCAAGACCCGGGAAATCATCGCCCAGGCGAAAACATCAATATACATCGGTCTCTGGAGCGAGGAGTTCGAACTTCTGAGGGAAGAGCTTAGGAAGGCCGATCAGCGGGGCGTGGATGTGTTCATGTTGATATACGGCCATATTGACGTGGATTTCGGCGAGGCGTACTTTCATGACCGGGATCATCTCGAGGATATTTTCGACCAGGGGCGGAGCATCGACCTGGCTGCGGACAGGGAGATCTGTCTTTCAGGCATTCTGGGTGAGCCGGGAAAAACCGAAATGGTGTGGACCCGGAATATCGGCCTGGTGCACTCCATAGAGGGCTACATTATCCATGATTTTTACCTGGCGGAGTTGGTTGAGGTGATGGGAAACCAAGTAATGGTTGAACATTTCGGAAAAAACCTTTCCAAGCTTCGGGACAAGTTCAACAGACGGCATTGA
- a CDS encoding peroxiredoxin produces MEEHNVNMPLLGDDFPEMSVSTTHGPMNLPGDLKGNWAVIFSHPADFTPVCTTEFVSFEKRIDQFNELGVKLIGMSVDQIFSHIKWIEWIGEKLDIDISFPVIAANDTIANKLGMLHPGKGTNTVRAVFILDPQGKVRLTLYYPQEIGRNMDEVVRAVKALKLSDENKVAVPADWPKNDLIGDKVIIPPPQSQKDAETRLDSYDGYDWWFCHKSL; encoded by the coding sequence ATGGAAGAACATAATGTAAACATGCCCCTGCTGGGCGATGATTTTCCTGAGATGTCAGTTTCAACCACCCACGGTCCCATGAACCTGCCGGGAGATCTGAAAGGCAACTGGGCGGTAATTTTCAGCCACCCTGCGGATTTCACCCCGGTCTGCACCACTGAGTTTGTGAGCTTTGAGAAACGGATTGATCAGTTCAATGAACTGGGTGTCAAACTGATCGGCATGTCGGTAGATCAGATTTTCAGCCACATCAAATGGATCGAATGGATCGGCGAGAAACTGGATATCGATATCAGCTTTCCCGTGATCGCCGCCAACGATACGATTGCCAACAAACTGGGAATGCTTCATCCGGGAAAAGGCACCAATACGGTACGTGCCGTGTTTATTCTGGATCCCCAGGGAAAGGTACGCCTTACTTTGTACTATCCTCAGGAAATCGGACGGAATATGGATGAAGTGGTCAGGGCGGTGAAGGCCCTCAAGCTTTCGGATGAAAACAAGGTTGCGGTACCGGCAGACTGGCCGAAAAATGACCTGATCGGTGATAAGGTGATCATTCCTCCTCCCCAGAGTCAGAAAGATGCGGAAACACGTCTGGACAGCTATGACGGATATGACTGGTGGTTCTGTCACAAATCACTCTAA
- the ord gene encoding 2,4-diaminopentanoate dehydrogenase, producing the protein MSDTVKVLIWGFGAMGSGMARALLGKTGVEISGICDMHPQRRGKSMLEVLKMNSGGADSAGAGTGGSAGPGYPRDVVIRESIEEAMEDARDASIALLATDSFTRKAYEKIITLIEAGYNIISTAEEMAYPAAGEPELAGKIHENAAKAGVTVLGTGINPGLIMDLLVVMMTGACLDIDHIQAERVNSLSPFGPAVMEEQGVGLSPEEFRRGAQDGSLAGHVGFQESIGMIADALGWKLSAPIRQSMEAIVTGVPRRTEYASVEPGDVAGCRMEGHGEVDGVTRIEMLHPQQIEPEAEGIETGDYIRIKGTPNINLQIKPEVPGGIGTIAMCINMIPHVINASPGLKTMLDLPVPRAILGDMREMIHQ; encoded by the coding sequence ATGAGCGATACGGTGAAAGTGCTGATTTGGGGATTCGGAGCCATGGGAAGCGGCATGGCCAGGGCATTGCTGGGGAAAACCGGCGTAGAAATATCCGGGATCTGCGACATGCATCCCCAACGGCGGGGCAAAAGCATGCTGGAGGTTCTGAAGATGAACTCCGGCGGAGCTGACAGCGCCGGAGCTGGGACCGGAGGCAGCGCCGGACCGGGCTACCCACGGGACGTGGTGATCAGGGAATCCATCGAGGAAGCCATGGAAGACGCCCGGGATGCATCCATCGCTCTTCTGGCCACCGACTCATTTACCAGGAAGGCCTATGAAAAGATCATCACCCTCATTGAGGCCGGCTACAATATAATATCCACCGCCGAAGAGATGGCCTACCCCGCCGCCGGAGAACCGGAACTGGCCGGAAAAATCCATGAGAATGCAGCGAAGGCCGGCGTCACGGTGCTGGGGACGGGAATCAACCCGGGACTGATCATGGACCTTCTGGTGGTGATGATGACCGGCGCCTGTCTGGATATCGACCATATTCAGGCGGAACGGGTGAACAGCCTCTCCCCCTTCGGACCAGCGGTAATGGAGGAGCAGGGAGTGGGACTGAGCCCCGAAGAGTTCCGCCGGGGCGCACAGGACGGCAGCCTGGCCGGGCATGTGGGCTTCCAAGAGAGCATCGGCATGATCGCCGACGCCCTGGGGTGGAAGCTCAGCGCACCAATCCGCCAGAGCATGGAAGCCATCGTCACCGGCGTTCCCCGGAGGACCGAGTACGCGTCTGTTGAGCCCGGAGATGTGGCCGGATGCCGCATGGAAGGCCACGGTGAGGTGGACGGCGTTACCAGAATCGAAATGCTTCACCCCCAGCAGATCGAGCCGGAGGCCGAAGGAATCGAAACCGGAGATTACATCAGAATCAAGGGCACTCCGAATATCAACCTCCAGATCAAACCCGAGGTTCCCGGCGGCATCGGCACCATCGCCATGTGCATCAACATGATTCCCCATGTAATTAACGCATCTCCTGGACTGAAAACCATGCTGGATCTGCCGGTTCCCCGAGCTATTCTGGGAGATATGCGGGAGATGATTCACCAATAG
- a CDS encoding arsenic resistance protein → MDYAGNYNDDTSHDGNLPYQRLNSPAPKPGLVTGNLLINFLLIPALSLGIGRVFFPSEPGLFLGMLMIGLIPTSGMTVSWTGFAGGNIKAAVSLMVIGLLAGALLAPLYLVPFMGGRADINLSGILRQILLVVFVPMFAGAGIRWYLIRRSSESRFQEYWKPRIPSLSTLGVLGIVFLATALKARQLAASPGQLLYLLVPVLLFYGLLYAGVSGIGRRFFSREDGVALLFSTVMRNLSLSLAIAVTAFPSIGSQAALLLALAYVIQVQSASVFIRFAKRPHERQHAVGVNSPALQEGD, encoded by the coding sequence ATGGATTATGCCGGTAACTATAATGATGATACTTCCCATGATGGTAACCTTCCCTATCAGCGGCTTAATTCGCCAGCCCCGAAACCGGGACTTGTGACGGGAAATCTTCTGATCAATTTTTTGTTGATACCGGCATTGAGCCTGGGAATAGGAAGAGTTTTCTTTCCATCGGAACCGGGACTCTTTCTCGGCATGCTGATGATCGGGCTCATCCCGACCAGCGGTATGACGGTCTCATGGACAGGTTTTGCCGGAGGGAACATCAAGGCCGCAGTGAGTCTGATGGTAATCGGCCTTCTTGCCGGAGCCCTGCTGGCTCCTCTGTATCTGGTTCCCTTCATGGGCGGCCGTGCTGATATCAATCTCAGTGGTATACTCAGGCAGATTCTGCTTGTGGTGTTTGTTCCCATGTTTGCCGGTGCGGGTATCCGATGGTATCTCATTCGACGAAGCTCGGAGAGCCGCTTTCAGGAATATTGGAAACCCCGCATACCTTCACTCTCAACCCTGGGCGTGCTGGGCATAGTTTTTCTGGCCACTGCGTTGAAAGCCCGCCAGCTTGCAGCATCTCCCGGGCAATTGTTGTATCTTCTGGTGCCGGTTCTTCTTTTTTACGGGCTGCTCTATGCAGGGGTGAGTGGTATCGGACGCCGCTTTTTTTCCAGGGAAGATGGTGTTGCTCTGCTCTTTTCAACGGTAATGCGGAACCTGTCTCTCTCCCTTGCAATTGCGGTTACAGCTTTCCCTTCCATCGGGTCTCAGGCTGCGCTTCTGCTGGCCCTTGCATATGTCATTCAGGTGCAAAGCGCATCCGTGTTTATTCGTTTTGCAAAGAGACCTCATGAGCGGCAGCATGCTGTGGGGGTGAACTCACCTGCCCTGCAGGAAGGGGACTGA
- a CDS encoding heavy metal translocating P-type ATPase, which yields MRILQISKIQRLVLSAALITLAFAVRELWQLQLVFAWFMMAAGISAGYPIFTKAFSALRYKILGIDALVTIAVIGAVIIGEYWEAAAVTFLFSLGDYLESRSIEKTRSSIKALLDLAPVTARVLRDGQEQVMSAEGVEQNDLIVVKPGEKVSVDGIVTQGYGALNQAAITGEPLPVEAQSGSEVFSGSILESGYLIIRARRVGEETTFARILHMVEDAQDKKAQTQKFLEKFSRYYTPGIIVLAVILFVLTRDVTLALTLLVIACPGALVISTPVSIVAGIGTGARRGILIKGGDIMERLGTVKAVALDKTGTLTQGRPRVSELITLGGHDPDELMRIAATGETYSEHPLGTAVVNYAETRFGVTGLRKPDESRIIPGQGIEFSLQGDRYFIGNRRLFADMEITLDGETEARLAAQEQLGRTGVLVGTPRGFLGIIAIEDSLRQGVQELVQELRNQGVRHIAMLTGDGVRTARAVAGSLGLDSVHSGLLPEDKVRVLKELQDRYGQTAMVGDGVNDAPALAAADLGIALGGAGKDIAMETADVVLLSSRIQKLSTALSLSRATLRNVKQNIIFALGVAGVLLAGVLIKTVNLSFGMLIHELSVLLVILNALRLMYFKPPGNRGRFLSRWLANLSWRKRGRKKPGIEVV from the coding sequence ATGCGGATTCTACAAATTTCAAAGATACAGCGTCTCGTCCTTTCTGCTGCTCTTATTACCCTTGCTTTTGCAGTCAGGGAGCTGTGGCAGCTTCAGCTGGTTTTCGCCTGGTTCATGATGGCTGCCGGAATTTCCGCAGGGTATCCGATCTTCACGAAGGCCTTCTCCGCCCTGCGCTATAAAATTCTCGGGATCGACGCCCTGGTAACCATCGCTGTTATCGGGGCGGTGATCATCGGGGAATACTGGGAAGCCGCTGCGGTAACATTTCTGTTTTCCCTGGGTGATTATCTTGAATCCCGAAGTATTGAGAAAACCAGGTCCTCCATTAAGGCGCTGCTGGACCTTGCTCCGGTAACCGCCCGGGTTCTCAGGGACGGGCAGGAACAGGTTATGTCTGCCGAAGGGGTGGAACAGAATGATTTGATTGTGGTTAAGCCCGGAGAAAAGGTTTCCGTGGACGGCATTGTAACCCAAGGCTACGGGGCGCTAAATCAAGCCGCCATTACCGGAGAGCCCCTGCCTGTAGAGGCGCAATCCGGCAGCGAGGTATTCTCGGGAAGTATTCTCGAATCCGGATACCTGATAATCCGGGCCCGAAGGGTGGGGGAGGAAACCACCTTTGCCAGGATTCTGCACATGGTGGAGGATGCTCAGGATAAAAAAGCCCAGACTCAGAAATTCCTGGAAAAATTCAGCCGCTACTACACGCCGGGAATTATTGTTTTGGCGGTGATCCTGTTTGTCCTGACACGGGATGTGACCCTTGCTCTCACATTGCTGGTCATTGCCTGTCCGGGAGCCCTGGTGATCTCTACCCCGGTTTCCATTGTAGCCGGGATAGGAACCGGGGCGCGCCGGGGTATCCTCATAAAGGGCGGTGATATTATGGAGCGGTTGGGGACTGTTAAGGCAGTCGCCTTGGATAAAACCGGCACCCTGACCCAGGGAAGGCCCCGGGTATCGGAACTGATTACCCTGGGCGGTCACGATCCGGATGAGCTTATGAGAATTGCCGCCACGGGAGAAACCTACTCCGAGCATCCCCTGGGGACTGCGGTGGTCAACTATGCGGAAACCCGGTTCGGGGTTACCGGCCTGAGAAAACCGGATGAGTCCCGGATTATTCCCGGTCAGGGCATTGAGTTTTCCCTGCAGGGTGACCGGTATTTCATCGGAAACCGGAGACTCTTCGCGGACATGGAAATTACCCTGGACGGGGAAACTGAAGCCCGTCTTGCTGCCCAGGAGCAGCTGGGAAGAACGGGAGTGCTTGTGGGAACCCCCCGGGGATTTTTAGGAATAATTGCCATCGAAGACAGCCTGCGTCAGGGGGTGCAGGAGCTGGTTCAGGAACTCAGGAACCAGGGAGTGCGGCATATCGCCATGCTCACAGGGGATGGAGTACGGACCGCCCGGGCTGTAGCCGGGAGCCTCGGGTTGGACAGCGTTCATTCCGGACTTCTTCCCGAAGACAAGGTGCGGGTTTTGAAAGAACTTCAGGACAGGTACGGACAGACCGCCATGGTGGGAGACGGGGTGAATGATGCACCGGCTCTGGCAGCTGCCGACCTTGGTATTGCCCTTGGCGGTGCGGGAAAAGACATAGCCATGGAGACCGCCGATGTTGTTCTGCTCTCCTCCCGCATTCAGAAGCTCAGCACTGCCCTGTCATTAAGTCGGGCTACGCTGCGGAATGTGAAGCAGAATATTATCTTTGCCCTGGGCGTTGCCGGTGTATTGTTGGCGGGGGTTCTCATAAAGACGGTAAACCTTTCATTTGGTATGCTTATACATGAGCTGTCGGTACTGCTGGTGATTCTCAATGCCCTGAGGCTGATGTATTTCAAGCCGCCGGGGAATAGGGGCCGGTTTCTTTCCCGGTGGCTTGCGAACCTTTCCTGGAGGAAGCGGGGAAGGAAGAAACCCGGGATAGAGGTGGTATGA
- the arcC gene encoding carbamate kinase, protein MDERKLAVVALGGNAILDKKRGTDIHAQFQATRLSMEGVVELLKQEYKLLLTHGNGPQVGNIMLMVECSKTSLPETPLGVADAMTCGSIGYMIEQSLQNTMIRHGIWRNVVTIPAQVVVDRFDPALDEPTKPIGPFYSAEEAKKLEEEQGWVVRDDAGRGYRRYVASPYPLDIVEKESIRHLIDENYLVITGGGGGIPVYYQEDGTIEGMDCVIDKDLASMKLALSVGAHELIIITGVPQVSINFGTPQQQDLSRITLAQARHYQRQGHFPAGSMGPKIAAAIEFVQADPENRVIITDVESLPAAIRGEAGTVIQSHFTA, encoded by the coding sequence ATGGATGAGAGAAAACTGGCGGTAGTTGCCCTGGGAGGTAACGCAATTCTGGATAAGAAACGGGGAACGGATATCCACGCCCAGTTCCAGGCCACACGGCTTTCCATGGAGGGGGTGGTGGAGCTCTTGAAGCAGGAGTATAAGCTGCTCCTAACCCACGGCAACGGACCGCAGGTGGGAAATATCATGCTGATGGTGGAATGCTCGAAAACCAGCCTTCCGGAAACACCCCTGGGGGTTGCAGACGCCATGACCTGCGGCTCAATCGGCTACATGATTGAACAGAGCCTTCAAAACACCATGATCCGCCACGGCATATGGAGGAATGTGGTCACCATTCCGGCCCAGGTGGTGGTGGACCGCTTCGACCCGGCACTGGATGAGCCCACCAAACCCATCGGCCCGTTTTACAGCGCAGAAGAAGCAAAGAAACTGGAAGAAGAACAGGGCTGGGTGGTCCGGGATGATGCAGGCAGAGGCTACCGCCGCTATGTGGCATCCCCCTATCCCCTGGACATCGTGGAGAAGGAATCCATACGCCACCTGATCGATGAAAACTACCTGGTTATAACCGGCGGGGGCGGAGGCATCCCGGTCTATTATCAGGAAGACGGAACCATAGAAGGAATGGACTGCGTAATCGATAAGGACCTTGCAAGCATGAAACTGGCCCTGTCGGTGGGAGCCCATGAACTGATCATTATTACCGGTGTGCCCCAGGTGAGTATCAACTTTGGAACTCCCCAGCAGCAGGATCTCAGCAGAATTACCCTGGCACAGGCCCGGCATTATCAGCGTCAGGGACATTTTCCGGCGGGATCCATGGGGCCGAAAATTGCAGCTGCCATAGAATTCGTACAGGCGGATCCGGAGAATCGGGTGATCATTACCGACGTAGAGAGTCTTCCAGCGGCGATTCGCGGGGAGGCGGGAACGGTCATCCAGTCCCATTTCACGGCCTGA
- a CDS encoding heavy-metal-associated domain-containing protein, with product MTVKTYQLETVSCPSCVAKIEGMLKKTGGVTEAEVLFNSSRVRVRFNEAEVDSRTLQSRITALGYPVKGER from the coding sequence ATGACCGTAAAAACATATCAATTGGAAACTGTATCCTGTCCCAGCTGTGTTGCCAAAATAGAGGGCATGTTGAAGAAAACAGGAGGTGTCACGGAAGCTGAGGTATTGTTTAACTCGTCCCGGGTCCGGGTCCGGTTCAACGAGGCCGAAGTGGACTCCCGAACCTTACAGTCCAGGATTACGGCTTTAGGATATCCTGTGAAGGGTGAACGCTAG
- a CDS encoding Crp/Fnr family transcriptional regulator has product MTVSIHEDYDPGCISLVPIFSDLSLQEMGEVAAITRERHVSKGETVYFAGKVSKELFVVHQGRVKISRITESGKSQVLRVIGPGEFTGEMSVLHEMPRTDFAEALQDSTMCVIPGDALKSLMKRFPSIALKVLEELSTRVEQLQARLEQNQHSSPEYRTARAILDLSGGSSELTLPMTKGDLASQLGMTQETLSRKLSLLQEQGVIYQPGPGVIHIVDRPGLEAVN; this is encoded by the coding sequence ATGACCGTGTCGATTCATGAGGATTATGATCCAGGATGTATTTCCCTGGTGCCGATTTTTTCTGATCTCTCCCTCCAGGAAATGGGGGAGGTGGCGGCCATCACCCGGGAACGCCACGTATCAAAGGGCGAAACAGTATATTTTGCCGGAAAAGTAAGCAAAGAACTCTTTGTTGTCCATCAGGGGCGGGTCAAGATTTCCCGGATTACCGAATCCGGAAAGTCCCAGGTCCTCCGGGTTATCGGCCCGGGGGAATTTACGGGGGAGATGAGTGTTCTCCATGAAATGCCCCGTACCGATTTTGCCGAGGCCCTCCAGGATTCCACTATGTGTGTAATTCCCGGAGACGCCTTGAAAAGCCTCATGAAGCGTTTCCCTTCCATTGCCTTAAAGGTTCTGGAAGAATTAAGCACCCGGGTGGAGCAGCTTCAAGCCCGGCTGGAGCAGAATCAGCACAGCTCCCCTGAATACCGGACAGCCCGGGCCATTCTGGATTTGTCCGGGGGCAGCTCGGAGCTAACCCTTCCCATGACCAAGGGCGACCTGGCAAGCCAGCTTGGGATGACCCAGGAAACCCTCTCCCGAAAACTCTCCTTGCTCCAGGAACAGGGGGTAATCTATCAGCCCGGTCCAGGAGTTATACACATTGTGGATCGGCCCGGTTTGGAAGCAGTGAATTAA
- a CDS encoding sigma-54-dependent Fis family transcriptional regulator, whose amino-acid sequence MKTDILKYNGDQLLEIILEAVRDVVDFELAVILRLHRQDRLVVSKASGPLAGKEFDEFQIDLRQRGDIARLLKTSEPYLFDEEEDHIDTYEGVIDLPEGHSCLVAPLYVKDDPVGLMTFDHRACGKFTPAVVKFIATVSRLIAIILAQYDSGKYLDGIRKHLIRERNILLGERIRVFDTLIGESSSWRQVIEQVRTVAPSVLPVLINGETGTGKERVAQAIHELSDRKDGPFIPLNCSALNAGLVESELFGHEKGAFTSAEGLRRGRFEMAHRGTLFLDEIADLPGEIQPKLLRTLQEGTFERVGGEKTLSSDVRIVAASNKDLREEVRAGRFREDLFYRLSVVPVNLPPLREREHDVLLLAEYFLSKLRNTRGYGDLYLSEEAVEGMLEYPWRGNVRELENIISRAALFVRDGRIACRHLGLKSFGDLLPRSFNEPDTPRSSDAAFPTLRQMEASHIAAGLDRCRGKIYGEDGAAVLLGLKPSTLQSRMKKLGITRMNFMQV is encoded by the coding sequence ATGAAAACAGATATTCTTAAGTATAATGGAGATCAGCTGTTGGAGATTATTCTCGAAGCTGTCCGGGATGTTGTTGATTTTGAACTGGCGGTAATTCTCAGGCTCCACAGGCAGGATCGCCTGGTTGTGAGTAAGGCCAGCGGACCCCTTGCGGGGAAGGAATTTGACGAATTTCAGATTGATCTGCGTCAGCGGGGAGATATCGCCCGTCTGCTGAAAACCAGCGAGCCTTATCTTTTTGATGAAGAAGAAGATCACATCGATACATATGAAGGGGTTATCGATCTACCGGAGGGTCACAGTTGCCTGGTTGCACCTCTGTATGTAAAAGATGACCCGGTGGGACTCATGACATTTGACCACCGGGCTTGCGGAAAGTTCACTCCGGCAGTGGTGAAATTTATCGCTACGGTTTCCCGACTCATTGCCATTATCCTTGCACAATACGATTCCGGAAAATATCTGGATGGAATACGCAAGCATCTGATCAGAGAACGCAATATTCTCCTGGGAGAGCGTATCCGGGTTTTTGATACTCTCATCGGCGAAAGCAGCTCATGGAGGCAGGTGATTGAGCAGGTAAGAACTGTGGCTCCTTCGGTTTTACCGGTGCTGATAAATGGTGAGACGGGGACCGGGAAAGAACGGGTAGCTCAGGCGATCCATGAGCTGAGCGATCGGAAAGACGGTCCCTTTATTCCCCTGAACTGCTCAGCTCTCAATGCCGGACTGGTGGAAAGCGAACTGTTCGGACATGAAAAAGGAGCCTTTACCTCGGCGGAGGGCTTGAGAAGAGGCCGTTTTGAGATGGCCCACAGGGGCACACTGTTTTTGGACGAAATTGCCGATCTGCCTGGGGAAATTCAGCCCAAACTGCTTCGTACACTCCAGGAAGGAACATTCGAGCGGGTAGGGGGCGAAAAAACACTATCCAGTGATGTTCGGATCGTTGCGGCCAGCAACAAGGATCTACGGGAGGAAGTTCGTGCCGGCCGGTTCCGGGAAGATTTGTTCTATCGTTTGAGTGTAGTTCCGGTGAATCTTCCTCCTCTGAGAGAACGGGAACACGATGTTCTGCTTCTGGCAGAATACTTTCTCTCAAAACTCAGAAACACCCGGGGGTACGGAGACCTGTATCTCAGTGAGGAAGCGGTTGAGGGAATGCTTGAATATCCCTGGCGGGGTAATGTACGGGAACTGGAAAATATCATCAGCCGGGCCGCGCTCTTTGTCAGGGACGGAAGAATTGCCTGCCGGCACCTGGGCTTAAAGAGCTTCGGGGACCTGCTTCCCCGCAGCTTCAATGAACCGGATACCCCCCGGTCTTCTGACGCCGCCTTTCCCACCCTTCGCCAAATGGAGGCATCCCACATCGCTGCCGGTCTTGACCGCTGCAGGGGAAAGATTTACGGAGAAGACGGGGCCGCAGTGCTTCTGGGACTGAAACCCAGCACGCTCCAAAGCCGAATGAAAAAACTCGGAATCACCCGCATGAATTTTATGCAAGTTTGA